Proteins co-encoded in one Natronorubrum daqingense genomic window:
- a CDS encoding RNA-guided pseudouridylation complex pseudouridine synthase subunit Cbf5: protein MVEHSRLRGPPDDRTPVELLTFGVVNLDKPPGPSSHQVSGWLRDSVDDTLSASGAAESLEQAAHAGTLDPKVTGCLPLMLGDATRLAQVFLEGSKEYVAVLECHAPVPADVESVVSDFEGPIYQKPPRKSAVSRRLRVREIYDLEVLETDDRKVLLRIRCESGTYVRKLCHDLGLALGTGGHMGHLRRSATTPFDDTDLHNTSEFLDALAFWLEDDDETLLREVVDPAERILEDLPSVTIAESAAQEVANGAPVYEPGVLDVDDGIEQGSLVACHTPNGSAVCLGTFARSGDTDHGVAVSLERVLV, encoded by the coding sequence ATGGTCGAGCATTCCCGTCTTCGTGGTCCACCCGACGACCGAACGCCGGTCGAGTTGCTCACCTTCGGTGTCGTCAACCTCGATAAGCCACCGGGGCCATCCTCACACCAGGTCAGCGGCTGGTTACGCGATTCCGTCGACGACACGCTCTCTGCGTCCGGCGCAGCGGAATCACTCGAGCAAGCGGCCCACGCTGGGACGCTCGACCCCAAGGTTACTGGCTGTCTCCCACTGATGCTCGGCGATGCGACGCGTCTCGCGCAGGTCTTTCTCGAAGGGTCGAAGGAATACGTCGCCGTCCTCGAGTGTCACGCCCCCGTCCCAGCAGACGTCGAATCAGTCGTCAGCGACTTCGAGGGACCGATTTATCAGAAGCCACCGCGCAAAAGTGCAGTCTCTCGACGATTGCGCGTACGGGAAATATACGACCTCGAGGTGCTCGAGACTGACGACCGGAAGGTGCTCTTGCGAATTCGGTGTGAGAGTGGTACGTACGTGCGCAAACTGTGTCACGACCTTGGATTAGCCCTCGGTACTGGCGGACACATGGGGCATCTTCGGCGGTCGGCCACGACGCCGTTCGATGATACCGACCTCCACAACACGTCTGAGTTCCTCGATGCCCTCGCGTTCTGGCTTGAAGACGATGACGAGACACTACTTCGTGAGGTGGTCGACCCGGCCGAACGAATCCTCGAGGACCTTCCGTCGGTGACGATTGCCGAAAGTGCTGCCCAAGAAGTAGCGAACGGTGCGCCAGTGTACGAACCGGGCGTACTCGACGTGGACGACGGTATCGAGCAGGGGTCGCTCGTGGCCTGTCACACGCCGAACGGGAGTGCCGTCTGTCTCGGTACATTCGCTAGGTCGGGCGATACCGACCACGGTGTCGCTGTGTCCCTCGAGCGTGTACTCGTGTGA
- a CDS encoding Nmad3 family putative nucleotide modification protein, with the protein MTVVLAGVGADSTNFGSLAPINDDGTFEYVPIPEKTPETDETETLGSWKLRTTDRTAADLTTRITPQPIGDADRTVSGDDLESWPFHHDPNFEALTYGEHRTSGYVSRLRTLEAGDVVGFYAGLRKPGGERAHRYLIGYFTVERVDVVTPEMSTEVREEILEKHSDNAHTKRARDGECYLEKPIVLVDGREPGGLFDRHPIRLSEYYVKEGNERAQYYLRDSVASALNVAEGGENMMYKPAYRCDLTGDAFCERVGTPGSRSADDGVIDGSNDPIEETATEPSR; encoded by the coding sequence ATGACGGTCGTTCTCGCAGGGGTTGGTGCTGATAGTACGAATTTCGGTTCACTGGCACCGATAAACGACGATGGTACCTTCGAGTACGTTCCAATCCCCGAGAAGACACCCGAGACGGACGAGACTGAAACGCTCGGATCATGGAAGTTGCGAACGACAGACCGGACCGCTGCAGATCTGACGACGCGGATCACCCCACAACCCATCGGTGACGCAGACCGAACGGTAAGCGGCGACGACCTCGAGTCCTGGCCGTTTCATCACGATCCGAACTTCGAGGCGCTAACGTACGGCGAACACCGAACGAGTGGCTACGTTTCCAGACTCCGGACGCTCGAGGCTGGCGACGTAGTGGGGTTTTACGCGGGATTGCGCAAGCCCGGTGGTGAGCGAGCACATCGGTACCTGATCGGCTACTTCACAGTCGAGCGCGTCGATGTCGTGACTCCCGAGATGTCGACTGAGGTGCGTGAGGAAATTCTCGAGAAACACTCGGACAATGCCCACACCAAACGTGCTCGGGACGGAGAGTGTTATCTCGAGAAGCCAATCGTGCTCGTCGATGGCCGAGAGCCCGGTGGGTTGTTCGATCGACATCCGATTCGCCTCTCTGAGTACTACGTGAAAGAAGGGAACGAACGTGCACAGTATTATCTACGCGATTCGGTCGCTTCAGCGTTGAACGTCGCCGAGGGGGGTGAGAATATGATGTACAAGCCCGCATATCGGTGTGACCTGACGGGCGACGCATTTTGCGAGCGCGTTGGGACGCCTGGCTCACGGAGCGCAGACGACGGAGTGATCGACGGTTCGAACGATCCGATTGAAGAAACAGCCACAGAGCCATCACGATAA
- the rocF gene encoding arginase, protein MSETVRILGAPMDYGADRRGVDMGPSAIRYAGLADRLEDAGVTTIDDGDLSIPRAEERDPDAEQPADGHAKFLREVEDVCTRLGERVESALENGEFPLVLGGDHSVAIGSMRGSARDADLGAIWFDAHADLNTPATSPSGNVHGMPLAATLGRGAFGDVDWAHAPRVREESIVYVGLRSIDDRERELVRESEMTAFTMADIDEYGMTAVVEDALDVATSGTDGVHVSLDLDWLDPKTAPGVGTPVRGGVTYREAHAALETVATRHGREGVVRSMDVVEVNPILDERNETARLAAELTASAFGNRIL, encoded by the coding sequence ATGAGTGAAACAGTCAGAATACTCGGCGCGCCGATGGATTACGGGGCCGATCGGCGGGGCGTCGATATGGGGCCGTCTGCGATTAGATACGCGGGGCTCGCCGATCGACTCGAGGACGCCGGCGTGACGACGATCGACGACGGCGACCTGTCTATCCCGCGGGCCGAAGAGCGGGACCCGGACGCGGAGCAACCGGCTGACGGACACGCGAAATTCCTCCGGGAAGTCGAGGACGTCTGTACACGCCTCGGCGAGCGCGTCGAATCGGCACTCGAGAACGGCGAGTTTCCGCTCGTACTCGGCGGCGACCACTCGGTCGCCATCGGTTCGATGCGTGGGTCCGCCCGCGACGCCGACCTCGGTGCGATCTGGTTCGACGCGCACGCCGATTTGAATACACCTGCGACCTCACCCAGCGGAAACGTCCACGGGATGCCACTCGCCGCGACGCTCGGTAGGGGAGCGTTTGGCGACGTCGACTGGGCGCACGCACCGCGTGTGCGCGAGGAATCGATCGTCTACGTCGGCCTTCGGAGCATCGACGACCGCGAACGCGAACTCGTCCGAGAGAGCGAGATGACTGCGTTTACGATGGCCGACATCGACGAGTACGGCATGACGGCCGTCGTCGAAGATGCCCTCGACGTCGCGACGAGTGGGACCGACGGCGTCCACGTCAGTCTCGACCTCGATTGGCTCGACCCCAAAACCGCCCCCGGCGTCGGCACTCCGGTTCGCGGCGGCGTCACCTATCGCGAAGCCCACGCAGCACTCGAGACCGTCGCCACTCGCCACGGACGCGAGGGTGTCGTTCGGTCGATGGACGTCGTGGAAGTGAACCCCATACTGGACGAACGAAACGAAACGGCCAGACTCGCGGCCGAACTCACCGCGAGCGCGTTCGGGAACCGAATCCTCTGA
- a CDS encoding metal-dependent transcriptional regulator: protein MMLSDVMEDYLKAIYQLQRETDDRIKTSAIAEELDVTSPTVTSMLDKLEDRGLVDREKYRGVTLTDEGETVALEVVRHHRLLEAYLTEHLDYDWAEVHEEADRLEHHISENFEARVADALDQPTVDPHGSPIPSADLEPPERPSGESVMEFSEGDAVVVEEVADRDPDVLSYLAEHGVEPGVELEIVEVAPFGMVTAQSANRDEPVSLPEAVAHHVRVSQPAEVQQ, encoded by the coding sequence ATGATGCTGAGTGACGTGATGGAAGACTACCTCAAAGCGATCTACCAACTCCAGCGAGAGACCGACGACCGTATCAAGACGTCGGCGATCGCCGAGGAGTTAGACGTCACGTCACCGACCGTCACCAGCATGCTCGACAAACTCGAGGATCGCGGACTCGTCGACCGCGAGAAGTACCGCGGCGTCACGTTGACGGACGAAGGCGAAACGGTTGCACTCGAGGTCGTCCGTCACCACCGGTTGCTCGAGGCGTACCTCACCGAACACCTCGACTACGACTGGGCGGAAGTTCACGAGGAAGCCGACCGACTCGAGCACCACATTAGCGAAAACTTCGAGGCTCGGGTCGCCGACGCGCTGGATCAGCCGACGGTGGATCCACACGGGTCCCCGATTCCCAGCGCTGATCTCGAGCCGCCAGAGCGTCCCTCCGGCGAATCGGTGATGGAATTTTCCGAAGGCGACGCCGTCGTCGTCGAAGAAGTCGCCGACCGGGACCCGGACGTCCTCTCGTATCTCGCCGAACACGGCGTCGAACCCGGCGTCGAACTCGAGATCGTCGAGGTTGCACCGTTTGGCATGGTAACGGCACAGTCGGCCAATCGCGACGAGCCAGTTTCGCTGCCCGAGGCCGTCGCACATCATGTTCGCGTATCACAGCCCGCTGAGGTCCAGCAGTAG
- a CDS encoding NAD(P)/FAD-dependent oxidoreductase, with the protein MTENVVVLGAGYAGAGAINKLQSELGGSAQLTWIADVDYHLVLHESHRVIRDPSVRSDITFPIDDIADPSTRFIRDEVTGLDVDEQVVELADGDDVEYDYVMVGLGTQTAYYGIPGLDDHSLTLKSLDDALEIHDAISDASQEATRGDPAQVVIGGAGLSGIQTAGEIAEFRDNHRAPIDIHLVEALEEIFPGNDPEVQQALRDLLEDAGVQIHTDDPITEANEDVIEFDEGEPLEHDVLVWTGGITGRDAMDDVDLENEHNRVNTEANFQTSDERVFAIGDSAIIDQGDQPAPPTAQAAWQAAEVVGENISRAIENRPLKTWEFKDKGTVISVGDKAVAHDVMVLPVDTFGGIPAKNLKKMIAARWIADITSWNEARKSWSSL; encoded by the coding sequence ATGACTGAGAACGTCGTCGTGCTCGGTGCCGGATACGCCGGTGCTGGTGCGATCAACAAGCTCCAATCGGAACTCGGGGGAAGCGCGCAGCTAACCTGGATCGCTGACGTCGACTACCACCTCGTATTGCACGAATCTCACCGCGTCATCCGCGACCCGAGCGTCCGATCGGACATCACGTTCCCGATCGACGACATCGCCGACCCGTCGACGCGATTCATCCGCGACGAAGTCACCGGCCTCGACGTCGACGAGCAGGTCGTCGAACTCGCCGACGGTGACGACGTCGAGTACGATTACGTCATGGTCGGCCTCGGGACTCAGACCGCCTACTACGGAATCCCCGGCCTCGACGACCACTCCCTGACGCTCAAGAGTCTCGACGACGCCCTCGAGATTCACGACGCCATCAGCGACGCCAGTCAGGAAGCAACCCGTGGTGACCCCGCACAGGTCGTCATCGGCGGTGCCGGACTCTCGGGCATCCAGACCGCCGGCGAAATCGCCGAATTCCGCGACAACCACCGTGCGCCCATCGACATCCACCTCGTCGAAGCGCTCGAGGAAATCTTCCCGGGTAACGATCCAGAAGTCCAGCAGGCCCTTCGAGACCTCTTAGAGGATGCTGGCGTCCAGATCCACACGGACGACCCGATCACGGAAGCCAACGAAGACGTCATCGAGTTCGACGAAGGCGAACCGCTCGAGCACGACGTCCTCGTCTGGACGGGCGGAATCACCGGCCGCGACGCGATGGACGACGTCGACCTCGAGAACGAACACAACCGCGTCAACACGGAAGCGAACTTCCAGACCTCCGACGAACGCGTGTTCGCGATTGGCGACTCAGCCATCATCGACCAGGGTGACCAGCCAGCACCGCCGACCGCACAGGCAGCCTGGCAGGCCGCGGAAGTCGTCGGCGAGAATATTTCCCGTGCAATCGAGAACCGCCCGCTCAAAACGTGGGAGTTCAAAGACAAAGGAACCGTCATCTCCGTCGGCGACAAGGCCGTCGCCCACGACGTCATGGTGCTTCCCGTCGATACCTTCGGCGGCATTCCCGCAAAGAACCTGAAAAAGATGATCGCCGCTCGCTGGATCGCAGACATCACCTCCTGGAACGAAGCGCGTAAGTCCTGGTCGTCGCTGTAA
- a CDS encoding ZIP family metal transporter — protein MTSRTLPDLPRWLQLVSPVIVLGAVFGALYLTSPFGDLSGVEEASTLEILWMLTVIGAIAGIIPVAIGMLWFPFIRDLDPRYLHAFLALAAGVLAFIAVEMTEDMIFDYGLEVESATLAGSTIDGTILAATAAILGVGGTFVVMYAASEWRQRKMASPQKSGLEIAYLVALALGLHSIGEGLGIGVAYIQGDASLLMLLVLAFIMHNVMEGPTIVAAVARERETPPLRHFAAMGVIAGGPVILGGWIGSFAESNLLAVLFFAIAIGAILQVLLEVADLIRFDAEAVLTRTNAATFSFGFIVMFFLEDVLTEVLLEGWLVPA, from the coding sequence ATGACGAGCCGCACTCTCCCCGATCTCCCGCGGTGGCTACAACTCGTCAGCCCAGTTATCGTTCTCGGTGCCGTGTTCGGAGCACTCTATCTGACTTCCCCGTTTGGCGACCTCTCCGGTGTCGAGGAAGCGAGTACGCTCGAGATCCTCTGGATGTTAACTGTAATCGGTGCCATCGCCGGGATCATCCCCGTCGCAATCGGCATGCTCTGGTTCCCGTTCATCCGGGATCTCGATCCACGGTATTTACACGCCTTTCTGGCGCTCGCAGCCGGTGTCCTCGCCTTCATCGCCGTCGAGATGACCGAAGACATGATCTTCGATTACGGCCTCGAGGTCGAGAGCGCGACGCTCGCGGGAAGTACGATCGACGGAACGATCCTCGCTGCGACGGCCGCGATCCTTGGAGTGGGCGGTACGTTCGTGGTCATGTACGCCGCGAGCGAGTGGCGACAACGAAAGATGGCGTCGCCCCAGAAGAGCGGCCTCGAGATCGCCTACCTCGTCGCACTGGCGCTCGGACTCCACAGTATCGGCGAGGGACTCGGAATCGGCGTCGCCTACATTCAGGGTGACGCGTCGCTGTTGATGCTCCTCGTCCTCGCGTTCATCATGCACAACGTGATGGAGGGGCCAACCATCGTCGCAGCGGTCGCCCGCGAACGGGAAACGCCGCCGCTTCGTCACTTCGCCGCGATGGGCGTCATCGCCGGCGGTCCCGTTATCCTTGGCGGCTGGATCGGCAGCTTCGCGGAGTCGAATCTGCTCGCCGTCCTGTTCTTCGCTATCGCGATCGGTGCGATTTTGCAGGTGCTCCTCGAGGTCGCCGACCTCATTCGCTTCGACGCCGAGGCGGTTCTGACGCGAACGAACGCCGCCACGTTTTCGTTCGGCTTCATTGTCATGTTCTTCCTCGAAGATGTGCTGACCGAGGTCCTTCTCG
- a CDS encoding acyltransferase: MTDDTDSRHDRIQTHPTPGRGNSLSGWWRNRSPLRLAISYAVVWLVRISPSLTLKRWLLRRLGVTVGPGVSWGLEATPDVFWPELITVEAEAIVGYDATILCHEFLQDEYRTGEVHIGERAMIGAGATVLPGVEIGADARVAANSLVTRDVPPETTVAGVPAEPMGSSGRDDE; the protein is encoded by the coding sequence GTGACCGACGATACGGACTCCCGTCACGATCGTATTCAGACACACCCGACGCCAGGAAGAGGCAACTCCCTCTCTGGATGGTGGCGAAATCGTAGTCCACTCCGCCTCGCGATATCGTACGCCGTCGTCTGGCTCGTCCGGATCTCCCCGAGTCTCACCCTCAAACGGTGGCTGCTTCGCCGACTGGGGGTAACGGTGGGCCCGGGCGTTTCCTGGGGCCTCGAGGCCACGCCGGACGTCTTCTGGCCGGAACTGATTACGGTCGAAGCCGAGGCGATCGTCGGCTACGACGCGACGATTCTCTGTCACGAGTTTCTGCAAGACGAGTATCGGACGGGGGAGGTCCACATCGGTGAGCGCGCGATGATCGGTGCGGGCGCGACGGTCCTCCCCGGCGTCGAAATCGGCGCAGATGCGCGCGTTGCAGCGAACTCGCTCGTGACTCGAGACGTGCCGCCGGAGACGACGGTCGCCGGGGTGCCAGCCGAGCCGATGGGATCGTCGGGCCGCGACGACGAGTAA
- the cmk gene encoding (d)CMP kinase has product MLLTVSGPPGSGKSTTAELLADAFGLDHVSGGDIFRELADERGYTPLEFNKLAEENDQIDRDLDRRLREIAVEEDGLVLESRLAGWLAGEQADFRFWLDAPPQVRGERIAEREGKDPERATEETKAREASEASRYLEYYDINIQDLTIYDLSVNTARWEPDAVLDMLVTAVGEYDDSGDEGQAAIQLEYEF; this is encoded by the coding sequence ATGTTACTAACCGTCTCCGGCCCGCCGGGAAGCGGGAAGAGTACCACTGCGGAACTGCTCGCCGACGCCTTCGGCCTCGACCACGTCAGTGGTGGCGATATTTTCCGCGAATTAGCCGACGAGCGCGGCTATACCCCACTCGAGTTCAACAAACTCGCGGAAGAAAACGATCAGATCGATCGGGACCTCGATCGACGACTCCGCGAAATCGCCGTCGAAGAGGACGGACTCGTGCTGGAATCCCGTCTTGCCGGATGGCTCGCGGGTGAACAGGCTGATTTCCGGTTTTGGCTCGATGCGCCGCCACAGGTTCGAGGCGAACGAATCGCAGAGCGTGAGGGGAAAGATCCGGAACGGGCGACGGAGGAGACGAAAGCGCGTGAGGCGAGCGAGGCGTCGCGATATCTGGAGTACTACGACATCAACATTCAGGATTTGACGATTTACGATCTCTCCGTGAATACGGCTCGCTGGGAACCCGACGCCGTACTCGACATGCTCGTCACGGCCGTTGGAGAGTACGACGATTCGGGTGACGAAGGACAGGCAGCGATTCAACTCGAGTACGAGTTTTGA
- a CDS encoding DUF7563 family protein: protein MVCVTTAPWPSVDSDSTCRHCGSYVTDQFGRVFGDGDDRVHRCCHCDSYRRIQRGSAAGIAVGIPDPETTSGHHGGGSDV from the coding sequence GTGGTCTGCGTGACGACCGCGCCCTGGCCGTCGGTTGACAGCGACTCGACGTGCCGTCACTGTGGGTCGTACGTCACCGACCAATTCGGCCGTGTGTTCGGTGACGGTGACGATCGCGTTCACCGCTGTTGTCACTGCGATTCCTACCGACGAATCCAGCGCGGCTCTGCAGCTGGGATAGCGGTCGGCATTCCAGATCCAGAGACGACATCCGGCCACCACGGAGGTGGTTCGGATGTGTAG